The following coding sequences are from one Paenibacillus tundrae window:
- the rpoC gene encoding DNA-directed RNA polymerase subunit beta', with translation MLDVNNFEYMKIGLASPEKIRSWSRGEVKKPETINYRTLKPEKEGLFCEKIFGPTKDWECHCGKYKRVRYKGVVCDRCGVEVTRAKVRRERMGHIELAAPVSHIWYFKGIPSRMGLALDMSPRSLEEIIYFASYVVTDPGETPLEKKQLLSEKEYRSYREKYGYGFQAGMGAEAVKKLLQDLDVDKELDFLKEELRTAQGQRRNRAIKRLEVIEAFRNSGNKPEWMIMDVLPVIPPELRPMVQLDGGRFATSDLNDLYRRVINRNNRLKRLLDLGAPDIIVQNEKRMLQEAVDALIDNGRRGRPVTGPGNRPLKSLSHMLKGKQGRFRQNLLGKRVDYSGRSVIVVGPYLKMYQCGLPKDMALELFKPFVMKELVNKGLAHNIKSAKRKVERVSPEVWDVLEEVIKEHPVLLNRAPTLHRLGIQAFEPILVEGKAIRLHPLVCTAYNADFDGDQMAVHVPLSAEAQAEARILMLASGNILNPKDGKPVVTPSQDMVLGSYYLTMDNKEEKGTGMILRTVNEAVSAYQRGTAGLHARVAIPVKALGKTSFTEEQQEGMLLTTIGKIIFNEIFPATFPYINDATRANLYQGTADHSFVYEKGADLKEAIMNAPLAGGVGKEYLGSIIARCFEIYHTTETAVILDKIKQLGFTYSTRAGITVAVSDVIVPPEKFEILRQSEEKAQIVTNQYRRGLITNEERYDRIIDIWSKSKDDITEILMKSMDRYNSIMMMVDSKARGNKSQITQLGGMRGLMANPSGRIIELPIKSNFREGLTVLEYFISTHGARKGLADTALRTADSGYLTRRLVDVAQDVIVREDDCGTDKGFTVSRIQDGKEVIEDLYDRIEGRYCFETVRHPETKEIIAHRNELIDSDKAEAIIKAGVTKLQIRSVLSCRARHGVCKKCYGRNLATGKHVEIGEAVGIIAAQSIGEPGTQLTMRTFHTGGVAGDDITQGLPRIQELFEARNPKGQATISEIDGVVKEIREAKDRREIEIQGEAESKVYSVTYGSRVRVSEGMEIEAGDELTDGSIDPKEMLRIKGVRGVQNYILQEVQRVYRNQGVEINDKHVEVMIRQMLRKIRIVDAGDTTLLPGSFVDTHEYERANKTAILSDKEPAVAKPILLGITKASLETDSFLSAASFQETTRVLTDAAIKGKVDQLLGLKENVIIGKLIPAGTGMNRYRSIKFAEPEDGQSSVEELEPVSVD, from the coding sequence TTGTTGGACGTCAACAATTTCGAATACATGAAGATCGGGCTTGCTTCCCCAGAAAAAATTCGTTCTTGGTCCCGCGGAGAAGTGAAAAAACCGGAAACGATCAACTATCGTACGTTGAAACCGGAAAAAGAAGGGCTGTTCTGCGAAAAGATTTTTGGCCCTACAAAGGACTGGGAATGTCATTGCGGTAAATACAAACGCGTCCGTTATAAAGGCGTTGTCTGTGATCGTTGTGGCGTTGAAGTAACACGTGCGAAAGTTCGTCGTGAACGGATGGGTCATATCGAGCTTGCTGCTCCGGTATCACACATTTGGTACTTCAAAGGCATTCCGAGCCGTATGGGTCTCGCTTTGGATATGTCTCCAAGATCTCTCGAGGAGATTATTTATTTTGCATCATATGTAGTAACTGATCCAGGAGAAACTCCACTGGAGAAAAAACAGCTGTTGTCCGAAAAAGAATACCGCAGCTACCGTGAAAAATACGGATATGGTTTCCAAGCTGGTATGGGTGCAGAAGCAGTTAAAAAATTGCTTCAAGATCTTGATGTAGATAAAGAGCTTGATTTCTTGAAAGAAGAGCTCCGTACTGCACAAGGACAACGCCGTAACCGTGCAATTAAACGTTTGGAAGTTATCGAAGCTTTCCGTAACTCTGGTAATAAGCCTGAGTGGATGATCATGGATGTACTTCCTGTGATTCCGCCGGAACTTCGTCCTATGGTACAGCTGGATGGTGGACGTTTTGCTACGTCTGACCTGAATGACTTGTACCGCCGTGTAATTAACCGGAACAACCGTCTGAAACGTCTGCTTGATCTGGGCGCGCCAGATATTATCGTGCAAAATGAAAAACGGATGCTGCAGGAAGCTGTTGACGCATTGATCGATAATGGTCGTCGTGGTCGCCCTGTAACAGGTCCTGGTAACCGTCCTTTGAAATCTCTCAGCCACATGCTGAAAGGTAAACAAGGCCGTTTCCGTCAAAACTTGCTCGGTAAACGTGTTGACTATTCTGGTCGTTCCGTTATCGTTGTTGGACCTTACCTGAAAATGTATCAGTGTGGTCTGCCAAAAGATATGGCACTTGAATTGTTCAAGCCTTTCGTAATGAAGGAGCTTGTAAATAAAGGGCTTGCCCACAACATCAAGAGCGCTAAACGTAAAGTTGAGCGTGTAAGTCCTGAAGTTTGGGATGTTCTTGAAGAAGTTATTAAGGAGCATCCGGTTCTGCTTAACCGTGCCCCTACGCTTCACCGTCTCGGTATTCAAGCATTTGAACCGATTCTCGTTGAAGGTAAAGCAATTCGTCTTCACCCGCTAGTATGTACGGCGTACAACGCCGACTTTGACGGTGACCAAATGGCCGTGCACGTTCCATTGTCCGCTGAAGCTCAAGCGGAAGCGCGTATCCTGATGCTTGCATCAGGTAACATTTTGAACCCGAAAGACGGTAAACCGGTTGTTACTCCTTCCCAGGATATGGTGCTTGGTTCTTACTACCTCACTATGGACAACAAGGAAGAAAAGGGCACAGGTATGATCCTGCGTACTGTTAATGAGGCTGTATCGGCTTACCAACGTGGTACTGCTGGACTGCATGCTCGTGTAGCTATTCCAGTTAAGGCGCTTGGTAAAACAAGCTTCACGGAAGAGCAACAAGAGGGCATGTTGCTGACGACGATCGGTAAAATTATCTTTAACGAAATTTTCCCGGCAACCTTCCCTTATATCAATGATGCAACTCGTGCAAACCTTTATCAAGGTACTGCCGATCACTCATTCGTATATGAGAAAGGTGCAGACCTCAAAGAAGCTATCATGAATGCTCCTTTGGCTGGTGGCGTCGGCAAAGAATATCTCGGATCCATCATTGCACGTTGCTTTGAAATTTATCACACAACGGAAACAGCCGTTATCTTGGATAAAATCAAACAACTCGGATTCACATACTCTACTCGTGCTGGTATTACCGTTGCGGTGTCGGACGTTATCGTTCCGCCTGAGAAGTTCGAGATTCTTAGACAGTCTGAGGAAAAAGCACAAATCGTTACGAATCAATACCGTCGTGGTTTGATTACAAACGAAGAGCGCTATGACCGTATCATTGATATTTGGTCAAAATCTAAAGACGACATCACTGAAATCTTGATGAAGTCCATGGATCGTTACAACTCCATCATGATGATGGTTGACTCCAAAGCGCGGGGTAACAAATCGCAAATCACTCAATTGGGCGGTATGCGTGGTCTGATGGCCAACCCATCCGGTCGAATTATCGAACTCCCAATCAAATCGAACTTCCGTGAAGGTCTGACGGTACTCGAGTACTTCATCTCAACTCACGGTGCGCGTAAAGGTTTGGCCGATACGGCGCTACGTACAGCTGACTCAGGTTACCTGACTCGTCGTCTCGTAGACGTTGCGCAAGATGTGATTGTTCGTGAAGATGATTGTGGAACAGATAAAGGCTTCACGGTAAGCCGTATCCAGGATGGTAAAGAGGTTATCGAGGATCTCTACGATCGTATTGAAGGTAGATATTGCTTCGAAACTGTTCGTCATCCGGAAACAAAAGAAATCATTGCGCACCGTAATGAATTGATTGATTCTGACAAAGCAGAAGCAATCATCAAAGCAGGCGTAACTAAATTGCAAATCCGTTCTGTACTCAGCTGCCGTGCTCGTCATGGTGTCTGCAAGAAGTGTTACGGTCGTAACTTGGCGACTGGTAAACACGTGGAGATTGGTGAAGCAGTTGGTATTATCGCAGCACAATCCATTGGTGAGCCAGGAACACAGCTTACAATGCGTACGTTCCATACCGGCGGTGTAGCCGGAGACGATATCACGCAAGGTTTGCCGCGTATCCAAGAGTTGTTTGAAGCTCGTAATCCTAAAGGTCAAGCAACGATCAGTGAGATTGATGGTGTGGTTAAAGAGATTCGCGAAGCGAAAGACCGTCGTGAAATCGAAATCCAAGGTGAAGCGGAGTCCAAAGTCTACTCTGTTACTTACGGTTCCCGTGTGCGCGTAAGCGAAGGCATGGAAATTGAAGCAGGCGATGAGTTGACAGATGGTTCCATCGATCCAAAAGAAATGCTACGCATCAAAGGTGTACGTGGTGTACAAAACTACATTTTGCAGGAAGTACAACGCGTATATCGTAACCAGGGCGTAGAAATCAACGACAAACACGTTGAAGTTATGATCCGTCAAATGTTGCGTAAAATCCGTATCGTTGATGCGGGAGATACGACACTCTTGCCAGGGTCATTCGTGGATACGCATGAGTATGAAAGAGCCAACAAAACAGCGATTCTTAGTGATAAAGAGCCTGCGGTTGCAAAACCAATCTTGCTCGGTATTACGAAAGCATCCCTGGAAACTGACTCCTTCCTCTCGGCGGCGTCGTTCCAAGAAACTACTCGTGTCCTGACAGATGCAGCGATCAAAGGTAAAGTCGATCAGTTGCTCGGTCTGAAAGAGAATGTAATCATCGGTAAACTGATTCCTGCTGGTACCGGTATGAACCGTTATCGTAGCATCAAATTTGCCGAGCCAGAAGATGGCCAATCTTCAGTAGAAGAACTTGAGCCAGTTTCGGTTGATTAA